One genomic region from Argentina anserina chromosome 2, drPotAnse1.1, whole genome shotgun sequence encodes:
- the LOC126783091 gene encoding protein ALP1-like yields the protein MKIKPPPNPDPEHPDLSSIYSFLQSSLHHQMNNDTTKKRRRKTDGDGAPPGKQGKMKDLKGIITTLSLREQQEKQEEKVSNDDTSFLEEKQNYQTTKTKAAMLDYYSDMQGYYSEVEESETVKQKKSRNAAAASVAAAVDGGSSEKSVKPGGSGQHRRLWVKDRSKAWWDECNQPDFPEEEFKQAFRMGKATFDLICEELNSAIAKEDTTLRNAIPVRQRVAVCLWRLATGDPLRLVSKRFGLGISTCHKLVLEVCSAIRTVLMPKYLNWPGDGVLRKVKDEFEAISGIPNVVGSMYTTHIPIIAPKISVAAYFNKRHTERNQKTSYSITVQGVVNPKGVFTDVCIGWPGSMPDDQVLEKSALHQRAGNGLLKGVWIVGSSGYPLLDWVLVPYTQQHLTWTQHAFNEKIGEVQNVSKEAFARLKGRWLCLQKRTEVKLQDLPVVLGACCVLHNICELRNEEIDPELRFELVDDEMIPEVPLRSQSSLKARDAIAHNLLHHGLAGTSFL from the coding sequence ATGAAAATCAAACCACCACCCAACCCGGACCCAGAACACCCCGACCTCTCCTCCATCTACTCCTTCCTCCAATCCTCTCTCCACCACCAAATGAACAATGATACCACCAAGAAACGGCGCCGCAAGACCGACGGCGACGGAGCCCCCCCGGGAAAGCAGGGAAAGATGAAGGACCTCAAGGGGATCATCACTACTCTATCGCTTCGAGAACAGCAGGAGAAGCAGGAGGAGAAGGTCTCAAATGACGACACGTCGTTTTTGGAGGAGAAGCAGAACTACCAGACGACCAAGACTAAGGCCGCCATGCTGGACTACTACTCCGATATGCAGGGCTACTATTCCGAGGTCGAGGAGTCCGAGACCGTGAAGCAGAAGAAGTCGAGAAACGCGGCGGCTGCTTCTGTGGCTGCGGCGGTTGATGGCGGAAGCTCCGAAAAGAGCGTGAAACCCGGCGGGTCGGGTCAGCACAGGAGGCTTTGGGTCAAGGACCGGTCAAAGGCCTGGTGGGACGAGTGTAACCAGCCGGATTTTCCGGAGGAAGAATTCAAGCAAGCTTTCCGGATGGGGAAGGCGACGTTTGATTTGATCTGCGAGGAGCTCAATTCGGCTATAGCTAAAGAGGACACTACTCTCCGGAATGCGATTCCGGTGAGGCAGAGGGTCGCGGTTTGTTTATGGAGGTTGGCTACAGGCGACCCGCTACGGCTTGTTTCGAAGCGATTTGGGCTGGGGATATCGACTTGTCATAAATTAGTGCTCGAAGTTTGTTCGGCTATTAGGACTGTGTTGATGCCTAAGTACTTGAATTGGCCGGGGGATGGGGTTTTGAGGaaggtgaaggatgaattcgaggCGATTTCGGGGATACCTAATGTTGTAGGGTCTATGTATACCACTCATATTCCGATCATTGCTCCCAAGATCAGTGTGGCAGCGTATTTTAACAAGAGGCACACGGAAAGGAACCAGAAGACTAGCTACTCTATTACGGTGCAGGGTGTGGTGAACCCGAAAGGGGTGTTCACCGACGTGTGCATAGGATGGCCTGGTTCAATGCCGGATGATCAGGTGCTGGAGAAGTCGGCTTTGCATCAGAGGGCGGGGAATGGCTTGCTGAAGGGTGTGTGGATTGTGGGGAGTTCGGGGTACCCTTTGCTGGATTGGGTTCTGGTGCCGTATACACAGCAGCATCTTACTTGGACGCAGCATGCGTTCAATGAGAAGATTGGGGAGGTTCAGAATGTATCGAAAGAAGCGTTTGCGAGGTTGAAAGGGAGGTGGCTGTGCCTGCAGAAGAGGACCGAGGTGAAGCTCCAGGATTTGCCTGTGGTTCTTGGGGCTTGCTGTGTGCTGCACAATATATGCGAGCTGCGGAACGAGGAAATCGATCCAGAGCTGAGGTTTGAGCTTGTGGATGATGAGATGATTCCAGAGGTTCCTTTGAGATCACAAAGCTCGTTGAAGGCCAGGGATGCCATTGCTCATAATCTCTTGCATCATGGCCTTGCAGGCACCTCTTTTCTCTAG
- the LOC126782945 gene encoding peptidyl-prolyl cis-trans isomerase CYP57 — protein MSSIYVLEPPTRGKVVLQTTHGPLDIELWPKEAPKATRNFVQLCLEGYYDNTIFHRIIKGFLVQGGDPTGTGEGGESIYGGLFADEFHSRLRFKHRGLVACANANKPNSNGSQFFMNLDRCDWLDKKHTIFGKVTGDSIYNLVRLSEIETDKEDRPLDPPPRILSVEVLWNPFDDIVPRAPSRSLVQPADDADNKEPKKKAVKKLNLLSFGEEAEEEERELAALKTKIKSSHDVLDDPRLLKEEVPISEVDPKTRQVQLSVREALQSKKEDPLKNSESQFYNSLSYSDNDDDDDNESNFDARMRHQILRKRKELGDHPPKPKLLNGSSNLKQREVAATRSKAESDDDQPKVEKLSLKKKGIGSEAKANRIANADADLQLLNEAERGRQLQKQKKRRNQGREEETIARLEKFKKTLIVKATAPENESGGGDGEDLSDWQKSQLKFAPETGKMTRTEDVNDYVVHDPLLEKGKEKFNRMQAKQKRRERDWAGKSLT, from the exons ATGTCGTCAATTTACGTGCTAGAACCACCGACGAGGGGCAAGGTGGTGCTGCAAACGACCCACGGCCCTCTCGACATCGAGCTCTGGCCCAAAGAAGCCCCCAAGGCCACCCGGAACTTCGTCCAGCTCTGCCTCGAAGGCTACTACGACAACACCATCTTCCACCGCATCATCAAAGGCTTCCTCGTCCAGGGCGGCGACCCCACCGGCACCGGTGAAG GTGGCGAGAGTATCTACGGCGGTCTGTTCGCCGACGAGTTTCACTCTCGGCTTAGATTCAAGCACAGAGGCTTAGTTGCTTGCGCCAATGCCAATAAGCCTAATTCGAATGGGAGTCAGTTCTTCATGAACTTGGACCGGTGTGATTGGCTTGACAAGAAGCACACGATTTTCGGAAAG GTGACTGGGGATTCGATATACAATTTGGTGAGGTTGAGTGAGATCGAAACCGATAAGGAGGACCGGCCACTGGACCCACCGCCGAGGATATTATCAGTAGAG GTACTGTGGAATCCATTTGATGATATTGTCCCGAGGGCGCCTTCACGTTCGTTGGTCCAACCGGCAGATGATGCTGACAACAAGGAGCCGAAGAAGAAAGCTGTAAA AAAGCTGAACTTGCTGTCCTTTGGAGAAGAAGCTGAAGAGGAGGAGAGAGAATTGGCAGCTCTAAAGACAAAAATAAAGAGCAGTCATGATGTTTTGGATGATCCTCGTCTTTTGAAGGAAGAAGTTCCAATAAGCGAAGTG GATCCCAAGACAAGGCAGGTCCAGTTATCTGTCAGGGAAGCTCTACAATCAAAGAAAGAAGACCCCTTGAAAAATTCCGAATCACAATTTTATAACTCTCTTAGTTACAGTGATAatgatgacgatgatgatAATGAATCCAACTTTGATGCACGAATGCGTCATCAAATACTCAGGAAACGGAAGGAATTGGGTGATCACCCACCAAAGCCAAAGTTGCTAAATG GGAGCTCTAACTTGAAGCAGCGAGAAGTAGCTGCAACAAG GTCGAAGGCTGAAAGTGATGATGACCAACCAAAAGTAGAGAAGCTGTCCTTGAAGAAAAAAGGGATTGGATCTGAGGCCAAAGCCAACCGCATAGCCAATGCTGATGCAGACTTACAGCTGTTGAATGAGGCTGAAAGAGGGAGACAGTTGCAGAAACAGAAGAAGCGTAGGAACCAAGGACGAGAAGAAGAG ACAATAGCCAGACTCGAGAAGTTTAAGAAGACCCTGATTGTGAAGGCCACAGCCCCAGAAAATGAATCTGGAGGTGGCGATGGTGAAGATTTATCTGATTGGCAAAAATCTCAGTTAAAATTTGCTCCTGAAACTGGAAAG ATGACTCGCACTGAGGACGTAAATGATTATGTTGTGCATGACCCTCTTTTGGAGAAGGGGAAAGAAAAGTTCAACCGGATGCAAGCAAAGCAAAAACGAAGAGAGCGAGACTGGGCTGGGAAATCTCTCACTTGA
- the LOC126783100 gene encoding RNA-binding protein 2-like yields the protein MADPYHRYGAPPERGSVAKSNFPGYLSSEGPSLLSNHSFTPTDLRNYSSDFLHRDKPLGLGPYGIGDSVGGRVRSDTGVGVTTGTSLYDPLENSHRLQRQNVGIRSVAPGVYGVDAVSVSVRAGPGLAVTAGAGFSSSLRAQPLLSQRHEVGAGIGSSISTDISRERSAPLRSGDGLPVLKGESNILFVDGLPTDCTRREVGHLFRPFIVFQEIKVVHKEPRRSGDKAMVLCFVGFKDPKCALIAMEVLHGYKFDDKKPDSLPLRIQFAHFPFRLPSDSDQK from the exons ATGGCGGATCCCTACCATAGATACGGCGCTCCACCCGAACGAG GCAGTGTAGCAAAGTCCAATTTTCCTGGTTACTTATCATCCGAAGGACCATCGTTGCTGTCGAATCACAGTTTTACCCCTACCGATTTGAGGAATTATTCTTCGGATTTTCTACATAGAGAT AAGCCCTTGGGCTTAGGGCCGTATGGGATAGGTGATAGTGTGGGAGGTAGAGTTCGGTCTGATACTGGTGTTGGTGTAACAACAGGCACTAGTTTATATGATCCTTTGGAAAATAGTCATCGGCTTCAAAGACAGAATGTTGGA ATAAGATCAGTGGCGCCGGGGGTTTATGGTGTAGATGCTGTGAGTGTTAGTGTTCGTGCTGGACCTGGTCTTGCTGTAACTGCAGGGGCGggtttttcatcttctttacGAGCTCAGCCTTTACTAAGTCAAAGACACGAGGTTGGAGCAGGCATTGGTTCGAGTATTTCAACTGACATTAGTAGAGAAAGGTCTGCGCCTTTGAGGAGTGGGGATGGTCTCCCAGTTCTAAAAGGGGAATCAAACATTTTGTTTGTAGATGGACTTCCCACTGACTGTACCAGAAGAGAAGTAGGCC ATCTTTTTCGTCCATTCATTGTCTTTCAAGAAATCAAAGTAGTTCACAAGGAGCCTAGACGT AGTGGAGATAAGGCTATGGTTTTGTGCTTCGTGGGGTTTAAGGATCCAAAATGTGCTTTGATTGCTATGGAAGTTCTACATG GTTACAAGTTTGATGACAAAAAGCCTGATTCCCTTCCATTGAGGATTCAATTTGCACATTTCCCTTTCCGCTTACCATCTGATTCTGATCAGAAATGA
- the LOC126784248 gene encoding U-box domain-containing protein 51, whose amino-acid sequence MATTYDNSTPINATAVAVDKDNKNSNTAVRWAIDHLVISNPYIILIHVKQKSHNYDGDGGESDHHNVFLPFRGYCARKGIQVKEVILEEPDVAKAILDYITSNYINNIVVGASTRNALTRRLKGLDVPSSLSKAVPEFCSVYVVHKGKMLSVRTARRPVVNTVTPPKQPPVQVFPTQSPTEQSVGENVAKTPTRERTRTGQEKLAATRERTRSAPMNLSLDNIDIQNETGSRSSISSARNSTAEEYEFSVPIHSFGSVDISSQNLDFSSSPRDSSRQSAREIEAEMKRLKQELKQTMDMYSSACKEAISAKNKAKELDQWKQEEARKFHEARLAEENALAIVEMEKAKSKAAIEAAETAQRLAEKEAQRRIQAEMKAKREAEEKNRALSALAHNDVRYRKYTIEEIEQATDNFADSMKIGEGGYGPVYKGKLDHTPVAIKVLRPDAAQGRKQFQQEVEVLSCIRYPNMVLLLGACPEYGCLVYEYMDNGSLEDRLLRRGNTPPISWRKRFKIAAEISTALLFLHQAKPEPLVHRDLKPANILLDRNYVSKISDVGLARLVPASVADEVTQCHMTSAAGTFCYIDPEYQQTGMLTTKSDIYSLGIVLLQIITAKPAMGLSHHVRRSIEKGTFADMLDPTVLDWPVQEALDFANLALKCTELRKRDRPDLGKVIVPELNRLRDFGKSKVDGLTGNMYSRSAYSDHAPNSLTYITSSSEEPTRMSTGSDRSKR is encoded by the exons ATGGCCACCACGTATGACAACAGCACGCCAATCAACGCCACGGCGGTCGCCGTCGACAAGGACAATAAGAACAGCAACACCGCTGTCCGGTGGGCCATTGATCATCTTGTTATCTCCAACCCTTACATCATTCTGATTCATGTCAAGCAAAAAAGTCATA ATTATGATGGTGATGGAGGTGAGAGTGATCATCACAATGTGTTCCTTCCTTTCCGTGGATACTGTGCACGCAAAGGG ATTCAGGTGAAAGAGGTTATTCTTGAAGAACCTGATGTGGCTAAAGCAATATTGGATTATATCACCTCCAACTACATTAACAACATTGTAGTTGGTGCATCAACAAGGAATGCTCTTACAAG GAGGCTCAAAGGTTTGGATGTTCCCAGCAGCTTGTCAAAAGCTGTGCCGGAGTTTTGTTCCGTATATGTGGTTCACAAAGGGAAGATGCTCTCAGTGCGGACTGCTAGGAGGCCTGTGGTTAATACTGTCACTCCACCAAAACAACCACCTGTGCAGGTATTCCCTACTCAGTCACCAACTGAACAAAGTGTGGGCGAAAATGTTGCTAAAACTCCAACAAGGGAAAGAACAAGGACTGGTCAAGAGAAATTGGCTGCAACACGCGAGAGGACGAGGAGTGCTCCAATGAATCTGTCACTAGATAATATTGACATTCAAAATGAAACAGGATCAAGGTCTTCAATAAGTAGCGCCCGCAATTCCACTGCCGAAGAATATGAATTTTCTGTTCCAATACATTCATTTGGATCAGTGGATATCTCTAGCCAAAACTTAGATTTCTCTAGTTCTCCTAGGGACTCATCCAGACAATCTGCA AGGGAGATTGAAgctgaaatgaaaagattgaaGCAGGAATTGAAACAAACAATGGACATGTACAGCTCTGCATGCAAAGAAGCTATCTCGGCCAAAAATAAG GCCAAAGAGCTTGATCAGTGGAAGCAGGAGGAGGCTCGTAAGTTTCACGAAGCCAGGCTTGCTGAAGAGAACGCTCTTGCCATTGTAGAGATGGAGAAGGCCAAGAGCAAAGCTGCCATTGAAGCAGCTGAGACAGCTCAGAGGCTGGCTGAGAAGGAAGCTCAGAGAAGAATACAAGCAGAGATGAAGGCAAAGAGAGAGGCAGAAGAGAAGAATCGCGCATTGTCAGCTTTGGCACATAATGATGTTCGATACAGAAAGTATACCATAGAAGAGATTGAACAAGCCACAGACAACTTTGCAGATTCAATGAAAATTGGTGAAGGAGGATATGGACCTGTGTACAAAGGGAAACTTGACCACACGCCAGTTGCCATCAAGGTCTTAAGGCCTGATGCTGCTCAAGGGAGGAAGCAATTCCAACAGGAG GTTGAGGTCCTGAGCTGCATTAGGTATCCTAATATGGTACTCCTACTTGGTGCCTGCCCTGAGTACGGATGCCTTGTGTATGAATACATGGACAATGGAAGCTTAGAAGACCGGCTACTTAGAAGAGGTAACACCCCACCAATTTCATGGAGGAAAAGGTTCAAAATAGCTGCAGAGATTTCAACAGCACTGCTGTTTCTTCACCAAGCAAAGCCAGAACCTCTTGTGCACCGAGACCTTAAGCCCGCCAACATCCTCTTAGACCGTAACTATGTGAGCAAAATTAGTGATGTTGGCCTAGCACGGTTAGTTCCAGCATCAGTTGCTGATGAGGTCACACAATGTCACATGACTTCAGCTGCAGGCACATTTTGTTACATAGATCCCGAGTACCAGCAAACAGGCATGTTAACAACAAAGTCAGATATATACTCTTTGGGTATAGTACTACTCCAGATTATCACAGCCAAGCCTGCTATGGGTCTTTCACACCATGTCAGGAGGTCCATTGAGAAAGGAACATTTGCAGATATGCTTGATCCCACAGTGCTAGACTGGCCTGTTCAAGAGGCTCTAGACTTTGCTAATTTGGCTTTGAAGTGCACAGAGCTAAGAAAGAGGGATAGGCCAGATCTTGGTAAAGTTATAGTGCCAGAACTTAACCGCTTAAGAGATTTTGGTAAAAGTAAGGTTGATGGACTTACTGGTAATATGTATAGCAGAAGTGCTTATAGTGATCATGCACCCAATTCACTAACTTACATTACAAGTAGTAGTGAG